From the genome of Acidobacteriota bacterium, one region includes:
- a CDS encoding acyl carrier protein, whose amino-acid sequence MTREAVESIEDAVKSIIVAELRVDRSQLGPSTHLMKDLGADSLDALNIALLLEERFRIKIPDDAIPRFLTVGDIVHGVNEHLAHAAQ is encoded by the coding sequence ATGACCAGAGAAGCTGTTGAGTCTATTGAAGACGCCGTGAAGAGCATCATCGTCGCTGAGCTTCGCGTGGACCGCAGTCAACTGGGACCCAGCACGCATTTGATGAAAGACCTGGGCGCCGACTCGCTGGACGCGCTCAACATCGCCCTTCTTCTTGAAGAGCGATTCAGAATCAAGATTCCCGACGACGCCATTCCACGATTTCTAACCGTGGGCGACATTGTTCATGGCGTTAACGAACACTTGGCACATGCCGCTCAGTAA